One part of the Eptesicus fuscus isolate TK198812 chromosome 20, DD_ASM_mEF_20220401, whole genome shotgun sequence genome encodes these proteins:
- the LOC103297026 gene encoding C-C motif chemokine 4, protein MKLCVTVLSLLVLAAAFCSPALSAPMGSDPPTACCFSYILRKLPRDFVMDYYETSSLCSQPGVVFQTKRGRQICANPSEPWVQEYINDLELN, encoded by the exons ATGAAGCTCTGTGTGACTGTCCTCTCTCTCCTCGTGCTCGCGGCTGCCTTCTGCTCTCCAGCGCTCTCAGCACCAA tGGGTTCCGACCCTCCCACGGCCTGCTGCTTCTCCTACATCCTGCGGAAACTTCCTCGGGACTTTGTGATGGATTACTATGAGACCAGCAGCCTTTGCTCCCAGCCCGGTGTGGT ATTTCAAACCAAAAGGGGGAGACAGATCTGCGCCAACCCCAGTGAGCCCTGGGTCCAGGAGTACATTAATGATCTGGAACTGAACTGA